Proteins found in one Bordetella genomosp. 11 genomic segment:
- a CDS encoding tripartite tricarboxylate transporter substrate binding protein, giving the protein MIKSAMAVLSLCALVGVGNAQAQSYPERPIKLVVGFSPGGGSDTTARLLATALGAKLGQPIVVENRPGANTIIATQYVAGQPADGYTLLFTSASFAINPALQKLTYDSDRDFAPVALVDTIPLLLVTNLEVPVKSVGELIDLAKKQPGKLSYASFGIGSAAHLASEQLLAMTGTDMVHVPYKGSAPALADVMGGQVTMMMPGIGSAASLVKGGKLRALAVSGSKRATGMPDVPTIAEAGVAGFDVVTWEAILAPAGTPPAVVAKLNSALREVLAMPAIRDQMIQMGVEPDGTKSPAEVAAYITSEGKKFSTLIRERHIEAK; this is encoded by the coding sequence ATGATCAAAAGTGCGATGGCGGTGCTAAGCCTGTGTGCGCTCGTCGGCGTAGGGAACGCGCAAGCCCAGTCCTATCCTGAGCGGCCGATAAAGCTGGTCGTCGGGTTTTCCCCAGGCGGAGGCTCCGATACCACGGCACGCCTGCTGGCGACCGCTTTGGGTGCCAAGCTGGGGCAGCCCATCGTGGTGGAAAACCGGCCTGGCGCGAATACCATCATCGCCACGCAATACGTCGCGGGCCAGCCCGCCGACGGCTATACGCTGCTGTTTACGTCGGCATCCTTCGCCATCAATCCGGCGCTGCAGAAGCTGACCTACGACTCCGACCGGGATTTCGCGCCGGTGGCGCTGGTGGACACCATTCCGTTGCTGCTGGTCACCAACCTGGAGGTGCCGGTGAAGTCCGTCGGAGAGCTTATCGACTTGGCGAAAAAGCAGCCGGGCAAGCTCAGCTATGCCAGCTTCGGTATCGGTAGCGCGGCGCATCTGGCGTCGGAGCAGCTGCTTGCCATGACCGGCACGGACATGGTCCATGTGCCTTACAAAGGAAGCGCGCCGGCACTCGCCGATGTCATGGGTGGCCAGGTCACCATGATGATGCCTGGCATCGGATCGGCAGCCAGCCTGGTCAAGGGCGGCAAGCTTCGGGCGCTGGCCGTGTCGGGCAGCAAGCGGGCGACGGGAATGCCCGACGTGCCCACCATCGCCGAAGCCGGAGTGGCCGGTTTCGACGTGGTGACCTGGGAAGCGATTCTGGCGCCCGCGGGCACACCGCCGGCTGTGGTGGCGAAACTGAATAGCGCGCTGCGCGAGGTTCTGGCCATGCCCGCCATAAGGGACCAGATGATCCAGATGGGGGTGGAGCCCGACGGCACGAAATCGCCCGCCGAGGTCGCGGCGTACATAACGAGCGAAGGGAAGAAGTTCTCGACACTTATCCGTGAACGTCACATCGAGGCAAAGTGA
- a CDS encoding nuclear transport factor 2 family protein gives MEIRMVPPASPDPRILKAVQQQLIDYNNRDIDAYMRHWSDDCRNFEFPDKLLASGIDQVRARYTERFKDEALHARLINRIAVDDMVVDQEVVTRTFPDGIGEVDIVAIYRVTEGKISHAWFKFGQVRMR, from the coding sequence ATGGAGATACGTATGGTCCCGCCAGCCAGCCCCGACCCCCGGATACTGAAAGCAGTCCAACAACAACTGATCGACTACAACAATCGCGACATCGATGCCTACATGCGGCACTGGTCCGACGACTGCCGCAACTTCGAATTCCCCGACAAACTCCTCGCATCGGGAATCGACCAGGTCAGAGCCAGATACACCGAGCGCTTCAAGGACGAAGCCTTGCATGCCAGACTGATCAACCGTATCGCCGTCGATGACATGGTGGTGGACCAGGAAGTCGTCACCCGCACCTTCCCCGACGGTATAGGCGAAGTCGACATCGTCGCCATCTATCGCGTCACCGAAGGGAAAATCTCCCACGCCTGGTTCAAGTTCGGCCAAGTCCGCATGCGCTGA
- a CDS encoding ABC transporter substrate-binding protein gives MAAAGMALAWAAAPGIARAADAPPLRIAMTADIRSTEPGVNRDANSDMVALHIVEGLVAFGEHAEIKPLLAKSYTIGDDGKTYTFTLRDGVLFQNGAPLTAQDVVWSWNYFMNPKTAWRCRGDFDGSGAAKVTSIEAPDAHTVVYRLDKPYGLFLASLARPDCAGSGVVHRDSLNADGSWNKPIGTGPFMLKEWKRGQYISLARNPHYANQDGKLDGFTGSKRPLVDEVRFMIVPDDATAKAALQRGDIDIIQDLSYTDVKPMQAVQGVKVASSPVMSLTGLLMQTRDPLLSNVKLRQAIVHAIDNAQLVAAVGDGLMQPSTSMVPLISSYYDKAQRETWKYDPALAQKLVQESGYKGQEIAIIATKRYPEAYTSAVIIQAMLQAVGIHTRLEVTEWATQLDRYNSGKYQMMTFPYSARLDPSLNYEMMSGNKDKQPRKVWDDPKALALIESSSTITDTAQRQAQFDELHKLFLEDAPMMPLFNGLDVGAFRETVKGYTPWALKRARAWEVTRNP, from the coding sequence ATGGCCGCGGCGGGGATGGCCCTGGCCTGGGCGGCGGCCCCGGGCATCGCGCGCGCCGCCGATGCCCCGCCGCTGCGCATCGCGATGACCGCCGACATCCGGTCCACGGAGCCCGGGGTGAATCGCGACGCCAACAGCGATATGGTGGCACTGCATATCGTCGAAGGGCTGGTGGCGTTCGGCGAACATGCCGAGATCAAGCCGCTGCTGGCCAAGTCCTATACCATCGGCGACGACGGCAAGACCTATACCTTCACGCTGCGCGACGGCGTCCTGTTCCAGAACGGGGCGCCGCTGACGGCGCAGGATGTGGTGTGGAGCTGGAACTACTTCATGAACCCGAAAACGGCTTGGCGCTGCCGTGGCGATTTCGATGGCAGCGGCGCGGCGAAGGTGACGTCGATCGAAGCGCCCGACGCGCATACGGTGGTGTATCGCCTGGACAAGCCCTATGGGCTGTTTTTGGCGTCGCTGGCACGTCCCGATTGCGCCGGCAGCGGCGTGGTGCACCGGGATTCGCTGAATGCGGATGGCAGCTGGAATAAGCCGATCGGCACGGGCCCTTTCATGCTGAAGGAATGGAAGCGCGGGCAGTACATCAGCCTGGCCAGGAACCCGCACTACGCCAACCAGGATGGCAAGCTTGACGGCTTTACCGGTTCGAAGCGGCCGCTGGTGGATGAGGTGCGCTTCATGATCGTGCCGGACGACGCGACGGCGAAGGCGGCCCTGCAGCGCGGCGATATCGATATCATCCAGGACCTGTCGTACACCGATGTGAAGCCCATGCAGGCGGTGCAAGGCGTGAAGGTGGCTTCGTCGCCGGTGATGAGTTTGACCGGATTGCTGATGCAGACGCGCGATCCCCTGCTGTCCAACGTGAAGCTGCGGCAGGCCATCGTGCATGCGATCGATAATGCGCAGCTGGTGGCGGCTGTGGGCGACGGGCTGATGCAGCCCAGTACGTCGATGGTGCCTTTGATTTCGTCGTACTACGACAAGGCGCAGCGGGAGACATGGAAGTACGACCCGGCGCTGGCGCAGAAGCTGGTGCAGGAGTCGGGATACAAGGGGCAGGAGATCGCGATTATCGCGACGAAGCGCTATCCGGAAGCGTATACGTCGGCGGTCATTATCCAGGCGATGCTGCAGGCGGTGGGGATCCATACGCGGCTGGAGGTGACGGAGTGGGCGACGCAGCTGGACCGCTACAACAGCGGGAAGTACCAGATGATGACGTTTCCCTATTCCGCGCGATTGGATCCGAGTCTGAATTACGAGATGATGTCGGGCAATAAGGATAAGCAGCCGCGCAAGGTGTGGGACGATCCGAAGGCGCTGGCGCTGATCGAGTCGTCATCGACGATCACCGATACGGCGCAGCGGCAGGCGCAGTTCGATGAGCTGCACAAGCTGTTCCTGGAGGATGCGCCGATGATGCCGTTGTTCAATGGCCTGGATGTGGGCGCATTCCGGGAGACGGTGAAGGGGTATACACCGTGGGCCTTGAAGCGGGCCCGCGCGTGGGAGGTGACGCGGAACCCATAG
- a CDS encoding LysR family transcriptional regulator has translation MRAALNLRQVEAFYSVMQTGTVVAAARLMNVTQPVVSRAIALLEMRVGYKLFERHGRRLSPTPDAEVLYREIEPIYGGLDRIAEVAEDIRLQRAGALRIATMPALSQGLVARAVAAFLASRPHVTVFAQSMPSRQVAESVATRQYDVGLVELPLARSAIAIEPLPPAPSMAVMPVGHRLARRRKVSVADLVDERMILLSQHGFLRFQIDDAFSKRGAAAHVVLETPNSLLACALVAAGAGMTIVSKWSAESFIGPRVVAKPMEETLTSQAAIIFPAPGARLSLAEAFADALRQEAKR, from the coding sequence ATGCGAGCCGCACTGAACTTAAGACAGGTCGAGGCCTTCTACTCGGTCATGCAAACCGGCACGGTCGTCGCCGCCGCACGGTTGATGAACGTCACCCAGCCCGTGGTAAGCCGGGCAATTGCGCTACTCGAAATGCGGGTGGGCTATAAGCTGTTCGAACGCCACGGCCGGCGACTCAGCCCCACGCCGGACGCGGAAGTCCTCTATCGTGAAATCGAACCGATATACGGCGGCCTCGATCGGATCGCGGAAGTCGCGGAAGACATTAGGCTTCAGCGTGCCGGCGCCTTGCGTATCGCCACAATGCCTGCGCTATCCCAGGGACTGGTCGCGCGAGCCGTGGCCGCATTCCTGGCCTCGCGTCCCCACGTCACGGTATTCGCGCAAAGCATGCCGTCCCGCCAAGTCGCGGAATCGGTGGCGACGCGGCAATATGACGTCGGGCTTGTCGAGCTGCCCCTCGCCCGGTCGGCCATTGCCATCGAACCGCTGCCGCCGGCACCTTCGATGGCGGTCATGCCGGTGGGACACCGGCTGGCGCGCAGGCGCAAGGTATCGGTGGCCGATCTGGTCGACGAACGCATGATCCTGCTATCGCAGCATGGTTTTCTGCGCTTCCAGATCGACGACGCATTCTCCAAGCGCGGGGCGGCGGCACATGTCGTCCTCGAGACACCGAACTCATTGCTTGCCTGCGCGCTCGTGGCGGCAGGCGCGGGCATGACGATCGTCTCGAAATGGTCCGCCGAATCCTTCATCGGGCCGCGCGTCGTGGCAAAACCCATGGAAGAAACCCTGACATCGCAGGCAGCGATCATCTTCCCCGCCCCGGGCGCTCGCCTGTCCCTGGCCGAAGCATTCGCCGACGCACTGAGGCAGGAAGCAAAGCGTTAA
- a CDS encoding C45 family autoproteolytic acyltransferase/hydolase: protein MPTTPEQFPFISVAGKPYERGLQYGRAAVDRVRKSAAMYGQTLVTLGYDGAARKRLVASFAKEIEAYGAHYIEEMRGIADGAGVSLEDIVMINARTEVVAKARAEKKKAAELEPGDGCTGALVLPERSATGNLLHGQNWDWRAECAETSIVLRIRQDDGPDMLTFVEAGGLARSGLNSKGISITANYLESDRDFTQLGVPLSLIRRKVLEQQHFALAIKAVATTPKSCSNNIMLGMADGFGIDFECTTDEAFPIYPGEDDLIVHANHWVSEVALCKLRDTGRASTPESQYRDWRVRRLLNKREALTRDDLRAAFFDDFGAPYSVCRPPRPGSHDNLSASVAMVVMEPAVGEMDVVPLPALNRVYTRYSLSAEPQVFTYGQTAGAR from the coding sequence ATGCCCACCACGCCCGAACAGTTCCCTTTCATTTCCGTGGCCGGAAAGCCCTACGAGCGCGGCCTGCAGTACGGCCGCGCGGCGGTGGACCGGGTGCGCAAGAGCGCGGCGATGTATGGCCAGACGCTGGTCACCCTGGGCTATGACGGCGCGGCGCGCAAGCGGCTGGTCGCATCCTTCGCCAAGGAGATCGAGGCCTACGGCGCCCACTACATCGAGGAGATGCGCGGGATCGCCGACGGCGCCGGCGTGTCGCTCGAAGACATCGTGATGATCAATGCGCGCACCGAAGTGGTTGCCAAGGCACGCGCCGAGAAAAAGAAAGCCGCCGAACTGGAGCCGGGCGACGGCTGCACGGGTGCGCTGGTGCTGCCCGAGCGCTCGGCCACCGGGAACCTGCTGCACGGGCAGAATTGGGATTGGCGCGCGGAATGCGCGGAGACGTCCATCGTGCTGCGAATTCGCCAGGACGATGGCCCGGACATGCTGACCTTCGTGGAAGCAGGCGGCCTGGCGCGCAGTGGATTGAACAGCAAAGGCATCTCGATTACCGCGAACTACCTGGAATCGGACCGCGACTTCACGCAGCTGGGCGTGCCGCTGTCGCTGATCCGCCGCAAGGTGCTGGAACAGCAGCACTTCGCGCTGGCGATCAAGGCGGTGGCAACGACGCCGAAATCCTGCTCGAACAACATCATGCTGGGCATGGCGGACGGTTTCGGTATCGACTTCGAATGCACCACGGACGAGGCTTTCCCCATCTATCCGGGGGAAGACGACCTGATCGTGCACGCCAACCACTGGGTCAGCGAGGTGGCCCTGTGCAAGCTGCGCGATACCGGCCGCGCCAGCACCCCGGAAAGCCAGTACCGCGATTGGCGCGTGCGCCGATTGTTGAACAAGCGCGAAGCGCTGACGCGCGACGATCTTCGGGCGGCCTTTTTCGACGATTTTGGCGCGCCCTATTCGGTATGCCGGCCGCCGCGGCCGGGCAGCCACGACAACCTGTCCGCCTCCGTCGCGATGGTCGTGATGGAACCGGCGGTCGGCGAGATGGACGTGGTGCCTTTGCCGGCGCTCAACCGCGTGTACACGCGCTATAGCCTCTCCGCCGAGCCGCAGGTATTTACCTACGGCCAGACGGCCGGCGCCCGCTAA
- a CDS encoding NAD(P)/FAD-dependent oxidoreductase produces MPTGQIIIIGAGIVGVASALWLQRSGFAVTLIDRGAVGEGASFGNAGNISPGAVVPYTIPGVIRQAPGWLLDPEGPLVVRAGYFLKVAPWLARLARYSSTEEALKTSRAMRVLHGDAFEAYDALTRGTPADALIDRCGQLYVSERPHAAHGSLLTQFMREAAGVKTVVLGKDEIREVEPTLAPIFSSGMLLPDNGRVRNPHQLVRLLAEDAQRHGATILRGRVTGFRIDAGRVKAVMVDGQARAVERVLVAAGAASGPLAGMLGTPLPVEPERGYHITISEPESMPRIPVTNVDAKFAVAPMNMGLRLAGTVEYAGFDAPPNWKRTALLEKQARRMFPTLSMTHVTRWAGDRPTLPDGLPVLGRAPGVDNAYFAFGNSHFGMTAGPVMGRTIAQIIRGEAPSIDVAAFSPMRFC; encoded by the coding sequence ATGCCCACGGGTCAAATCATCATCATCGGCGCGGGTATCGTCGGCGTGGCATCGGCGTTGTGGTTGCAGCGGTCCGGCTTTGCCGTCACCCTGATCGACCGCGGCGCGGTAGGAGAGGGAGCGAGTTTCGGCAACGCCGGGAATATCAGCCCCGGCGCGGTCGTGCCCTATACCATTCCGGGCGTGATCCGGCAGGCGCCGGGTTGGCTGCTCGATCCTGAAGGCCCGCTTGTGGTGCGGGCAGGCTACTTCCTGAAGGTGGCGCCGTGGCTTGCACGACTGGCTCGTTACAGTTCCACGGAAGAAGCGCTGAAGACGTCGCGCGCCATGCGGGTATTGCACGGCGATGCTTTCGAGGCCTACGACGCGTTGACGCGCGGGACACCCGCGGATGCACTGATCGATCGCTGCGGCCAGCTGTACGTTTCGGAACGGCCGCACGCTGCCCACGGGTCTTTACTGACCCAATTCATGCGGGAGGCGGCGGGCGTTAAGACAGTCGTGCTCGGCAAGGATGAAATCCGCGAGGTTGAACCGACGCTGGCGCCCATATTCTCCAGCGGCATGCTGCTGCCGGACAACGGCCGCGTGCGCAACCCGCACCAGCTTGTGCGCTTGCTGGCCGAAGATGCCCAACGTCACGGTGCGACGATCCTGCGCGGCAGGGTCACGGGCTTCCGGATAGACGCCGGGCGGGTCAAGGCTGTGATGGTGGACGGCCAGGCTCGCGCGGTGGAGCGCGTGCTGGTGGCCGCGGGCGCGGCGTCGGGCCCGCTGGCGGGCATGTTGGGCACTCCATTGCCGGTGGAGCCCGAGCGCGGCTACCACATCACTATTTCAGAGCCGGAGAGTATGCCCCGCATCCCGGTGACGAATGTGGATGCCAAGTTCGCGGTGGCGCCAATGAATATGGGTCTTCGGCTCGCGGGCACGGTCGAGTATGCCGGCTTCGACGCGCCCCCGAACTGGAAGCGTACGGCGCTGCTGGAAAAGCAGGCACGCCGGATGTTTCCCACTTTGAGCATGACGCACGTCACGCGATGGGCCGGCGACCGCCCCACTCTGCCGGACGGCTTGCCGGTGCTGGGCCGCGCGCCGGGCGTGGACAATGCTTATTTCGCCTTTGGGAATTCGCATTTCGGCATGACCGCGGGACCGGTCATGGGGCGGACGATTGCCCAGATCATCCGGGGCGAAGCGCCGTCCATCGATGTCGCCGCTTTTTCGCCGATGCGTTTTTGCTGA